One window from the genome of Rhizobium sp. CIAT894 encodes:
- a CDS encoding Gfo/Idh/MocA family oxidoreductase has translation MSKLRMGVIGAGLWGGNHAHTFNVLPETELVGVCDLDEGRALKMKETYGATQAFTDYQNLISSDQIDAISVATPDFTHTPIILAALKADKHVLSEKPLATTVREAEEIAAAAAKSKGKLMIDFHNRVNPILAQIRDMIQDGQIGLAKHGTARLSNTTFVPFEMLSWAAKSSALWFLGSHLVDVLRFILADEVVRVYSVARSGTLSAGGVDTKDFHVSILEFSKGTVVTMENSWILSRDNPSLVDFKIEFVGEKGQVQADPTHSGGLRKIVDGGLKYNDYIGITPTGATRIGGFVLESIARFVDSVVRDAPLLADAQDGLANTKILAAIEESVATGKAVNIG, from the coding sequence ATGAGCAAACTGCGAATGGGCGTCATCGGCGCCGGTCTTTGGGGCGGCAACCACGCCCATACCTTTAACGTCTTGCCGGAGACTGAGCTGGTCGGCGTCTGCGACCTCGATGAGGGCAGGGCGCTGAAGATGAAGGAAACCTACGGCGCAACGCAGGCCTTCACCGACTACCAGAACCTGATCTCAAGCGATCAGATCGATGCCATCTCGGTCGCGACGCCTGATTTTACCCATACGCCGATCATTCTCGCGGCTCTGAAAGCCGATAAACACGTGTTGAGCGAAAAGCCGCTTGCGACGACAGTGCGTGAAGCCGAGGAAATTGCTGCGGCTGCCGCAAAGTCCAAAGGCAAGCTGATGATTGATTTCCACAACCGGGTGAACCCGATACTCGCCCAAATCCGCGACATGATCCAAGACGGTCAAATCGGCCTGGCAAAGCACGGGACGGCGCGTCTTTCGAATACGACCTTTGTCCCGTTTGAAATGCTGAGCTGGGCTGCGAAGTCTTCGGCACTTTGGTTTCTGGGCAGCCATCTCGTTGACGTCCTTCGGTTCATTCTCGCAGACGAGGTCGTGCGGGTCTATTCGGTTGCACGCTCAGGCACGCTGTCTGCCGGCGGCGTGGACACCAAGGACTTCCATGTCTCCATCCTTGAGTTTTCCAAAGGCACAGTCGTGACCATGGAGAACAGCTGGATCCTGTCGCGTGACAATCCTTCGCTGGTCGATTTCAAGATCGAGTTTGTTGGTGAAAAGGGCCAGGTCCAGGCGGACCCCACCCATAGCGGCGGCCTGCGTAAGATCGTCGACGGCGGACTGAAATACAATGACTATATCGGCATAACGCCGACCGGCGCGACGCGTATCGGTGGCTTCGTATTGGAATCCATTGCTCGCTTTGTCGATAGCGTGGTGCGCGACGCTCCGCTGCTGGCAGATGCGCAAGACGGCCTAGCAAACACCAAGATCCTGGCCGCGATCGAGGAATCCGTCGCGACCGGCAAGGCTGTGAACATCGGCTAA
- the ugpC gene encoding sn-glycerol-3-phosphate ABC transporter ATP-binding protein UgpC, with product MASMTFDGIGKTFPDGTVAVANVSFSVADGEFVVLVGPSGCGKSTLLRMAAGLETLNSGRLLMEDADVTETEPQDRDIAMVFQNYALYPHMTVYDNMAFGLQQRKMPKDKIDKLVRDAAEMLDLTRYLERKPGALSGGQRQRVAMGRAIVRHPMAFLMDEPLSNLDAKLRVQMRGELKLLNQRLGVTTLYVTHDQVEAMTMGDRVAVLKPVFNGQGSNLQQIDTPQMLYDKPANLFVAGFIGSPAMNFVRVDLTAEAGSLKAAVTGTKTSFSIPAKAALSEYVGRQVIVGIRPEMFQVCPASEALFNEQVPIAEALGADTFVFFDIASPPVNINDAEDTEDFPNKGKNRLVARIPPALTPRPNQQLPLSVDLAKLHWFDPVTGTAIRD from the coding sequence ATGGCGTCCATGACCTTCGACGGGATCGGCAAGACCTTTCCGGACGGAACCGTTGCCGTTGCGAATGTAAGTTTTTCGGTTGCGGACGGAGAATTCGTCGTGTTGGTCGGCCCGTCGGGTTGTGGCAAGTCCACACTGTTGCGGATGGCAGCGGGTCTTGAAACGCTCAACAGCGGGCGGCTCCTCATGGAGGACGCCGATGTCACCGAGACTGAACCCCAGGACCGGGATATCGCGATGGTTTTTCAGAACTACGCGCTTTACCCCCATATGACTGTCTACGACAATATGGCCTTCGGTCTACAGCAGCGCAAAATGCCCAAGGACAAGATCGACAAGCTGGTGCGTGACGCGGCGGAAATGCTCGACCTCACCCGCTATCTCGAACGCAAACCAGGGGCACTGTCCGGTGGTCAGCGCCAACGTGTGGCAATGGGTCGGGCGATCGTTCGCCATCCCATGGCCTTTCTGATGGACGAGCCGCTTTCAAACCTTGATGCCAAGCTCCGCGTACAGATGCGCGGTGAACTCAAGCTGCTCAACCAGCGGCTCGGTGTAACGACGCTCTACGTAACCCACGACCAGGTCGAGGCCATGACCATGGGCGATCGTGTGGCTGTGCTGAAGCCAGTGTTCAACGGACAGGGGAGCAATCTCCAGCAAATCGACACCCCGCAGATGCTTTACGATAAACCGGCCAACCTTTTCGTCGCCGGATTCATCGGCTCGCCCGCCATGAATTTTGTGCGCGTCGATCTGACGGCGGAAGCCGGATCTCTCAAAGCCGCGGTAACTGGAACGAAGACATCCTTCTCCATCCCCGCCAAGGCGGCGCTATCGGAATATGTTGGCCGGCAGGTCATCGTTGGAATTCGACCGGAGATGTTTCAGGTTTGTCCCGCGTCTGAGGCCTTGTTCAACGAGCAGGTTCCGATTGCCGAAGCGCTTGGCGCTGACACTTTCGTCTTTTTCGACATCGCGTCACCGCCGGTCAACATAAACGATGCCGAAGATACCGAAGACTTTCCGAACAAAGGTAAAAACCGACTTGTGGCGCGGATCCCACCGGCGCTGACACCACGCCCCAATCAACAGCTGCCACTGAGTGTCGATCTGGCGAAGTTGCACTGGTTCGATCCGGTAACGGGAACTGCGATCCGCGACTGA
- a CDS encoding HAMP domain-containing methyl-accepting chemotaxis protein, translating into MKHVSIVGKFFVIMAVFGVTALGLTVYQSRQMLKVNDSYQGLLDRDASAALRLTQSNRSLETARASISDMVMTKSKEARARAEAGLNDARDNFVRFMDLAVQAVPEQSELPKLKADGFSVLTDTCGAAIAVARGATSEAELAMVQQLYLTLCQPAFAAISPRFTSVTEKLASDAEQKRAGVLSVVRETSVVSLGAAIAALLAVSCFGFLAIRAWLVKPIKQMVSTMKVIADGDLTSAVEGTIRRDEIGSMARAVQIFRDNELRTRDLEKDVEASRGANEIERARIAETERQRAHDMADATAGLAEGLKQLAGGNLVFRLDDNFAEDFEPLRANFNAAVTQLAESLRAVSDATGSIDEGAQEISLSSQDLSRRTEHQAASLEQTAAALDQITQNIASSSTRMAEARHVAIEANKSARHSGEVVSSAVEAMQRIEHSSSQISAIVGVIDEIAFQTNLLALNAGVEAARSGEAGKGFAVVAHEVRELAQRSAHAAKEIKDLILNSVDEVSNGVKLVRDTGDTLKIIEKQIVLINTQLDAVTVASNEQSVTLSEVNRSVNQMDQVTQQNAAMAEESTAASAALAIEAKRLRGIVSEFQIDTTDGRQTNDTDPAPASSPAHALLTQVVQRFGMARDL; encoded by the coding sequence GTGAAACATGTTTCCATTGTCGGGAAGTTCTTTGTCATCATGGCCGTTTTTGGTGTCACGGCGCTGGGATTGACGGTGTATCAGAGCCGACAGATGCTCAAGGTAAACGATAGCTACCAAGGGCTTCTCGACCGGGATGCATCGGCAGCGCTTCGCTTAACACAGTCGAACCGAAGTCTTGAAACAGCACGTGCCAGCATCAGCGACATGGTGATGACGAAGTCGAAAGAGGCGAGGGCGCGCGCAGAAGCAGGTCTGAATGACGCGCGCGATAACTTCGTCAGGTTCATGGATTTGGCCGTCCAGGCTGTTCCAGAGCAGAGCGAACTGCCGAAGTTGAAGGCGGATGGCTTCTCCGTCCTGACCGACACCTGTGGTGCAGCGATCGCTGTTGCCCGCGGGGCGACGAGTGAAGCCGAACTTGCCATGGTGCAGCAACTCTATCTCACTTTGTGCCAACCCGCCTTCGCGGCAATTTCACCAAGATTTACGTCCGTGACGGAAAAACTCGCTTCGGACGCGGAGCAAAAACGTGCTGGTGTTTTAAGCGTCGTGCGTGAAACGTCTGTGGTGAGTTTGGGAGCAGCTATCGCAGCACTGCTCGCCGTTTCGTGCTTTGGTTTTCTCGCAATTCGCGCCTGGCTGGTCAAACCGATCAAGCAGATGGTTTCGACGATGAAGGTCATCGCCGACGGTGATCTCACGTCGGCCGTCGAGGGGACGATTCGCCGTGACGAGATTGGATCTATGGCCCGAGCGGTCCAGATCTTTAGAGACAACGAGTTACGGACACGGGATCTCGAAAAGGATGTAGAGGCCAGTCGCGGCGCAAATGAGATCGAACGTGCGCGCATAGCCGAGACCGAACGTCAGCGGGCACACGACATGGCGGACGCCACGGCCGGACTGGCCGAGGGCCTGAAGCAGCTCGCTGGCGGGAACCTCGTGTTCAGGCTCGACGACAATTTCGCTGAAGATTTCGAACCTTTACGCGCAAACTTCAATGCTGCCGTAACCCAACTTGCCGAAAGTTTAAGAGCCGTGTCAGACGCCACCGGATCGATCGATGAGGGCGCGCAGGAAATCAGCTTAAGCTCGCAGGACCTGTCGCGGCGGACTGAGCATCAGGCCGCTTCTCTGGAGCAGACTGCCGCTGCTCTGGATCAGATCACCCAGAATATCGCCAGCTCCAGCACGCGCATGGCGGAGGCTCGACACGTTGCGATCGAGGCGAACAAGTCGGCGCGTCACTCTGGGGAGGTCGTTTCCAGCGCTGTCGAAGCGATGCAGCGCATCGAACACTCATCCTCGCAGATATCGGCGATTGTCGGCGTGATCGACGAGATCGCATTTCAGACCAATCTCCTGGCGCTCAATGCGGGCGTTGAGGCCGCACGGTCCGGCGAGGCAGGAAAAGGTTTCGCGGTCGTTGCCCACGAGGTGCGCGAGCTTGCTCAACGCTCGGCGCACGCTGCAAAAGAGATCAAGGATCTTATCCTGAATTCGGTCGATGAGGTCAGCAATGGTGTCAAGCTGGTCCGCGATACGGGAGATACGCTCAAGATCATCGAGAAACAGATCGTGCTGATCAACACGCAGCTCGATGCCGTCACAGTCGCTTCCAACGAGCAGTCGGTTACGCTTTCCGAGGTCAACCGGTCAGTCAATCAAATGGATCAGGTCACGCAGCAAAATGCAGCGATGGCCGAGGAATCCACGGCTGCAAGCGCGGCCCTTGCCATCGAGGCAAAACGGTTGCGCGGGATTGTTTCGGAGTTTCAAATTGACACGACTGACGGTCGGCAAACCAATGATACAGATCCGGCCCCAGCGTCTTCGCCAGCTCATGCATTGCTAACACAGGTCGTGCAAAGATTTGGGATGGCAAGAGATCTTTGA
- a CDS encoding ABC transporter substrate-binding protein has product MNSLSGFRTRAAGAVLHGAALVAMGLFGAVPALADDAIRVVSPYQTTTLDPMRSAAAGNIETYGQLYSRLLRRNSETGALEPGLAETWNISEDGKTYTFHLRDAQFSDGSPITAGDVAFSLERIRSDKKSAYPAPLGAVESVTAADPKTVLVTLKSAFAPFLGNAEIWNMGIVSKADVEKRGEEAAFATVPVTSGPYAVKQWKPNERLILEPNPHYWRKGYPKSDATVELIEVASPETRIAMLKAGEIDVVRAVPWAQIDELKAADAIDMRLEPSTTIYMTLLNHKREPFSNMKARQAAGMAIDNKAMAKAITRGYAEPANTTLPGSVDFHDKDYPGIPYDPAKAKELLAESGMVGHEVKILAAADAPSQQTALLIQAQWQAIGLKPVIVNVDSGAWWDATGKGDYDAAANWWYNETPDPDLAVRWAVCGSCGSNSYNTFYANPKVDELVEQGTKEAEPVKRAQIYKEIQKVTTEEVAQIPLYYAPNAVAYSKRLQGLKLTPSLQWTLEETSIGQ; this is encoded by the coding sequence ATGAATTCCTTGAGCGGATTCCGCACGCGGGCTGCGGGCGCGGTGTTGCACGGGGCTGCCCTCGTCGCGATGGGTTTGTTTGGGGCCGTTCCGGCCCTCGCCGATGATGCCATCCGCGTCGTTTCGCCTTACCAGACTACGACGCTCGATCCGATGCGCTCCGCAGCGGCCGGCAACATCGAAACCTACGGCCAGCTTTATTCACGCCTGCTGCGGCGCAATTCGGAGACCGGTGCCTTGGAGCCGGGGCTTGCCGAAACATGGAATATTTCCGAGGACGGCAAAACCTACACGTTCCATCTGCGTGACGCGCAGTTCTCCGACGGCTCGCCGATCACGGCCGGTGACGTGGCGTTCAGCCTCGAGCGAATTCGCAGCGACAAGAAGTCGGCTTATCCCGCACCGCTCGGTGCGGTGGAGTCGGTTACGGCAGCCGATCCGAAGACCGTGTTGGTCACGCTCAAGTCGGCTTTCGCGCCATTCCTCGGGAACGCGGAGATCTGGAACATGGGCATCGTCTCCAAGGCTGATGTCGAGAAGCGAGGCGAAGAAGCAGCCTTTGCCACCGTTCCGGTTACGTCCGGTCCCTACGCGGTCAAGCAGTGGAAACCGAACGAAAGGCTCATTCTCGAACCCAATCCGCATTACTGGCGCAAGGGCTATCCGAAGTCGGACGCCACGGTCGAACTGATCGAGGTTGCCTCGCCGGAAACGCGCATAGCCATGCTGAAGGCCGGCGAGATCGACGTGGTGCGCGCGGTGCCGTGGGCGCAGATCGACGAGCTGAAGGCGGCCGACGCCATCGATATGCGGCTCGAGCCCTCGACTACGATCTACATGACCCTGCTGAACCACAAGCGCGAGCCCTTCTCCAATATGAAGGCCCGGCAGGCGGCCGGCATGGCGATCGACAACAAGGCGATGGCCAAGGCCATCACGCGCGGTTATGCCGAGCCGGCAAACACCACGCTGCCGGGCAGCGTTGATTTCCATGACAAGGATTATCCGGGCATCCCCTATGATCCGGCAAAAGCGAAGGAACTGCTGGCCGAATCCGGCATGGTGGGGCACGAAGTGAAGATCCTGGCGGCGGCAGACGCGCCCTCCCAGCAGACGGCGTTGCTAATCCAGGCGCAATGGCAAGCGATCGGCCTGAAGCCGGTCATCGTCAATGTCGACAGCGGCGCCTGGTGGGATGCCACCGGCAAGGGCGACTACGACGCTGCGGCCAACTGGTGGTACAACGAGACGCCCGATCCCGATCTCGCCGTCCGCTGGGCGGTGTGTGGAAGCTGCGGTTCCAACTCCTACAACACCTTCTATGCGAACCCGAAGGTGGACGAACTCGTCGAGCAGGGCACCAAGGAGGCAGAACCGGTCAAGCGCGCGCAGATCTACAAGGAAATCCAGAAGGTCACCACGGAAGAGGTCGCGCAGATTCCGCTCTACTACGCGCCGAATGCGGTTGCCTATTCAAAGCGTCTGCAAGGCCTTAAGCTGACCCCCTCGCTGCAATGGACCCTGGAAGAGACGTCCATCGGCCAGTGA